The Haloplanus salinarum genome includes a region encoding these proteins:
- a CDS encoding lysylphosphatidylglycerol synthase transmembrane domain-containing protein, producing the protein MAGGRTRATVLGFAGAIAVFAVLFWLAGVDDLLVQLAGADRRLVGLVLLATLGWLAAWGLALRVVLSVLGIQLSVPRALFVFTGAMFANNVTPFGQAGGEPITALLISRVADTEYETGLAAIASVDTLNFVPSITIALIGVGYFVTEATLGTSRRLELALVAVVVLAVGVPTLVYLGWQRRYRLEARIVGVLTPLVRRVASHVPRVPEPTVEGVERRINGFFRAIERVAANPRGLALALALSSLGWLCQMLGLWLAFRAVGTPIPLSVALFVVPIGAIAGVTPLPGGAGGIESVLVVLLVAAPLAGVTEAVALAAVVVFRGMVYWTPTVLGGVATGAVGLRSRA; encoded by the coding sequence GGTTCGCCGGCGCCATCGCCGTCTTCGCCGTCCTCTTCTGGCTCGCCGGCGTCGACGACCTGCTCGTGCAACTCGCGGGTGCCGACCGCCGTCTCGTCGGCCTGGTCCTCCTGGCGACCCTCGGCTGGCTCGCGGCGTGGGGGCTCGCGCTCCGGGTCGTCCTCTCCGTCCTCGGCATCCAGCTGTCGGTGCCGCGGGCCCTCTTCGTGTTCACCGGAGCCATGTTCGCCAACAACGTCACGCCCTTCGGCCAGGCGGGCGGCGAACCGATCACCGCCCTCCTGATCTCGCGGGTGGCCGACACCGAGTACGAGACGGGGCTGGCCGCCATCGCGAGCGTCGACACGCTCAACTTCGTCCCTTCCATCACCATCGCGCTCATCGGCGTCGGCTACTTCGTCACCGAGGCGACCCTCGGCACCAGCCGGCGGCTCGAACTCGCCCTCGTCGCGGTAGTCGTCCTCGCCGTCGGCGTTCCGACCCTCGTCTACCTCGGCTGGCAGCGCCGCTACCGGCTCGAAGCGCGGATCGTCGGCGTCCTCACGCCGCTCGTCCGCCGGGTGGCGAGCCACGTCCCGCGCGTCCCCGAGCCGACGGTCGAGGGCGTCGAACGTCGGATCAACGGGTTCTTTCGGGCCATCGAGCGCGTGGCAGCCAACCCCCGCGGACTCGCGCTCGCGCTCGCGCTGTCCTCGCTCGGCTGGCTCTGTCAGATGCTCGGCCTCTGGCTCGCCTTCCGGGCCGTCGGCACGCCTATCCCCCTCTCGGTCGCGCTGTTCGTCGTCCCCATCGGCGCCATCGCGGGCGTGACGCCGCTCCCCGGCGGCGCCGGCGGCATCGAGAGCGTCCTCGTCGTCCTGTTGGTCGCCGCCCCGCTCGCGGGGGTCACCGAAGCCGTCGCGCTGGCGGCCGTCGTCGTCTTCCGGGGGATGGTCTACTGGACCCCGACGGTGCTCGGCGGGGTCGCGACCGGCGCCGTGGGCCTCCGTTCGCGGGCCTAA
- a CDS encoding 30S ribosomal protein S19e, which produces MVTLYDVPADALIDELADRLADRIEEPAWVNYAKTGSSKELPPQQDDFWAVRAASLLRKVAVDGPVGVDRLSTAYGDRKQGSTRYRVAAKHTEAGSKKIIRTILQQLEDEDLVSTAQGEGRVATSEGQSLLDEVAADVLDDLDRPELEKYA; this is translated from the coding sequence ATGGTAACCCTCTACGACGTGCCGGCGGACGCGCTCATCGACGAGCTCGCCGACCGGCTCGCCGACCGTATCGAGGAGCCCGCGTGGGTGAACTACGCCAAGACCGGCTCGAGCAAGGAACTCCCGCCCCAGCAGGACGACTTCTGGGCCGTCCGCGCCGCGAGCCTCCTGCGGAAGGTGGCCGTCGACGGGCCCGTCGGCGTCGACCGGCTGTCGACCGCCTACGGCGACCGCAAGCAGGGCTCGACCCGCTACCGCGTCGCCGCCAAGCACACCGAGGCCGGCAGCAAGAAGATCATCCGGACCATCCTCCAGCAACTCGAGGACGAGGACCTGGTCTCGACCGCCCAGGGCGAGGGCCGCGTCGCCACGTCCGAGGGACAGAGCCTCCTCGACGAGGTGGCCGCCGACGTCCTCGATGACCTCGACCGGCCGGAACTCGAGAAGTACGCCTAA
- a CDS encoding DNA-binding protein, with translation MSGNPDDERIEELRQQKMQELKEQAQQGGADGERAESQQAAQQEAEAQKQALLKQHLTDGARQRLNAVQMSKPEVADKVEQQVVALAQSGRIQDRIDEDQMRKLLKELTPDKSFDIRRR, from the coding sequence ATGAGTGGCAACCCCGACGACGAACGAATCGAGGAACTCCGCCAGCAGAAGATGCAGGAACTCAAAGAGCAGGCCCAGCAGGGCGGTGCCGACGGCGAGCGGGCCGAATCCCAGCAGGCCGCCCAGCAGGAGGCCGAAGCCCAGAAACAGGCGCTCCTGAAACAGCACCTCACCGACGGCGCGCGCCAGCGGCTCAACGCCGTCCAGATGTCGAAACCGGAGGTCGCCGACAAGGTCGAACAGCAGGTCGTCGCCCTCGCCCAGAGCGGGCGCATCCAGGACCGCATCGACGAGGACCAGATGCGGAAACTGCTGAAGGAGCTCACCCCGGACAAGAGCTTCGACATCCGCCGCCGGTAA
- a CDS encoding DUF7411 family protein, which translates to MDAAVLFSGGKDSALAALSLDRFYDVTLVTGTFGITDDWRHARRAADRLDYPFRTVDLDPAVADDAVDRMRADGYPRNGIQRVHEHALERVAGLDVTAVADGTRRDDRVPTVDRSTARSLEDRRGVDYLAPLAGVGRGAVDRLVDAHLTVRAGPSEALPRADYEAELRAHLADRAGPDAVASVFPAHEQTVVRGRHPATDGDTPK; encoded by the coding sequence ATGGACGCCGCCGTCCTGTTCAGCGGCGGAAAGGACTCGGCGCTCGCGGCGCTCTCGCTCGACCGGTTCTACGACGTGACGCTGGTCACCGGCACCTTCGGGATCACCGACGACTGGCGGCACGCCCGCCGGGCGGCCGACCGCCTCGACTACCCCTTCCGCACCGTCGACCTGGACCCTGCCGTCGCCGACGACGCCGTCGACCGGATGCGCGCGGACGGCTACCCCCGAAACGGCATCCAGCGCGTCCACGAACACGCCCTCGAACGCGTCGCCGGCCTCGACGTGACTGCCGTCGCCGACGGCACTCGCCGCGACGACCGCGTCCCGACGGTCGATCGGTCGACGGCACGGAGCCTCGAGGACCGCCGCGGGGTCGACTACCTCGCGCCGCTCGCCGGGGTCGGCCGGGGCGCCGTCGACCGACTCGTCGATGCCCACCTGACGGTGCGGGCCGGGCCGAGCGAGGCACTGCCCCGGGCCGACTACGAGGCCGAACTCCGCGCCCACCTCGCCGACCGCGCCGGTCCCGACGCCGTCGCGTCGGTGTTCCCCGCCCACGAACAGACGGTCGTCCGCGGGCGACATCCCGCCACGGACGGCGATACGCCGAAGTGA
- the yqeC gene encoding selenium cofactor biosynthesis protein YqeC: MDLIEALSADADLVCVVGAGGKKTTLYALAARLERAVVTATVRIPIFDDNVAAVRVTRDPIGTLRDADATTWPLGLVPERERDDRYLGYDRETVTAIRAAHDGTVLAKADGARTRLLKAPDDREPQVPATADTVIPVASARVVGKPLTDDHVHRPERVAELTGLALGDPIGPEDVATVLASRAGGRKRVPPTATVVPLVNMVDDDDLAATGRKIAAAVHDRADVPRVVLARMADPSVVDVI; encoded by the coding sequence ATGGATCTCATCGAGGCGCTGTCGGCCGACGCGGACCTCGTCTGTGTCGTCGGCGCCGGCGGCAAGAAGACGACCCTGTACGCCCTGGCCGCCCGGCTGGAGCGGGCCGTCGTGACCGCGACGGTTCGCATCCCCATCTTCGACGACAACGTCGCGGCGGTGCGTGTCACCCGCGACCCGATCGGGACACTCCGCGACGCCGACGCGACGACTTGGCCGCTCGGACTCGTCCCCGAACGCGAGCGTGACGACCGCTACCTCGGCTACGACCGCGAGACGGTCACGGCGATCCGCGCGGCACACGACGGGACGGTCCTCGCGAAGGCCGACGGGGCGCGCACGCGGCTGCTGAAGGCACCCGACGACCGCGAACCCCAGGTGCCGGCGACCGCCGACACGGTGATCCCCGTCGCGAGCGCCCGCGTCGTCGGGAAGCCACTCACCGACGACCACGTCCACCGACCCGAGCGGGTGGCCGAACTCACGGGCCTCGCCCTCGGCGATCCGATCGGTCCCGAGGACGTGGCGACCGTCCTCGCCAGTCGAGCGGGCGGGCGGAAACGCGTCCCACCGACGGCGACGGTCGTCCCGCTCGTGAATATGGTCGACGACGACGACCTCGCGGCGACCGGTCGGAAGATCGCCGCGGCCGTCCACGACCGGGCCGACGTCCCCCGGGTCGTCCTCGCACGGATGGCCGACCCCTCGGTCGTCGACGTGATCTAA